From one Candidatus Limnocylindrales bacterium genomic stretch:
- a CDS encoding ArsA-related P-loop ATPase codes for MTFAELLTGSRIVVCVGSGGVGKTTIAAALALRGALEGRRSMVLTIDPARRLAQSLGVGDLRTGGEQIDATRFEEAGLHPKASLSAGMLDQTSAWDQFIARHSPTAEVRETILANPFYQNLSRSFAGSTEYMAIEELCRIEETGEYDLIVLDTPPSRHALDFLEAPRRLEDFFDRSVLGWLARPASAGWMAWKTASRGARFVFEKVEEATGLQTLTEIAAFFAAIETLVDGVTARSRKVRELLQAPSTAFVLVTGPDEQVLEDAEGLVARMQELGVRLRGVVMNRVHGGEGLDEPEEIKTLAGLEECGPADGLGAEPQGGRRGRCERLRNALLDAGFAPDVAGWMIDTLEGFLVQALAQAVRREAFEANLPADVPVIAVPEQRHDVHDLAGLAVVAGHIEG; via the coding sequence GTGACGTTCGCAGAGCTCCTCACGGGCAGCCGCATCGTCGTCTGCGTCGGCAGCGGCGGCGTCGGCAAGACCACCATTGCCGCAGCGCTCGCGCTCCGCGGCGCGCTCGAGGGCCGGCGCTCGATGGTGCTGACGATCGATCCGGCGCGCCGCCTCGCGCAGTCGCTCGGCGTCGGGGATCTGAGAACCGGCGGCGAACAGATCGATGCCACGCGTTTCGAAGAGGCCGGGCTTCATCCAAAGGCTTCGCTGTCGGCCGGCATGCTCGATCAGACCAGCGCGTGGGACCAGTTCATTGCGCGCCATTCGCCGACCGCTGAGGTGCGCGAGACGATTCTTGCGAATCCGTTCTACCAGAACCTGTCGCGCTCGTTCGCCGGCTCGACCGAATACATGGCGATCGAAGAGCTTTGCCGGATCGAAGAGACCGGCGAGTACGACCTGATCGTGCTCGACACGCCGCCGTCGCGCCACGCGCTCGATTTCCTCGAGGCGCCGCGCCGGCTCGAGGATTTCTTCGACCGCAGCGTGCTCGGCTGGCTGGCGCGCCCCGCATCGGCCGGATGGATGGCCTGGAAGACCGCGAGCCGCGGCGCGCGCTTCGTGTTCGAAAAAGTAGAGGAAGCGACCGGCCTGCAGACGCTGACCGAGATCGCGGCGTTCTTCGCAGCAATCGAAACCCTGGTCGACGGCGTGACTGCCCGCAGCCGCAAGGTCCGCGAGCTGCTGCAGGCGCCGTCGACAGCCTTCGTGCTGGTCACCGGGCCGGACGAACAGGTGCTCGAGGATGCCGAGGGCCTTGTTGCCCGCATGCAGGAGCTGGGCGTCCGCCTGCGCGGCGTCGTGATGAACCGGGTGCATGGCGGGGAAGGCCTCGACGAGCCGGAGGAGATCAAGACCCTCGCCGGCCTGGAGGAGTGTGGCCCGGCCGACGGTCTGGGCGCGGAGCCCCAAGGCGGCCGCCGCGGCCGCTGCGAGCGTCTTCGCAACGCGCTGCTCGATGCCGGGTTCGCCCCGGACGTCGCCGGGTGGATGATCGATACACTCGAGGGGTTTCTCGTCCAGGCCCTTGCCCAGGCCGTACGGCGCGAAGCGTTCGAGGCCAACCTTCCCGCCGATGTGCCGGTCATTGCCGTGCCGGAGCAGCGCCACGACGTGCATGACCTGGCCGGTCTGGCGGTCGTCGCCGGTCATATCGAAGGCTGA
- a CDS encoding ArsA-related P-loop ATPase, with protein MPTRDVAGTLARAMDVPLQFVVGKGGVGKSTVTAALALRAASRGLRTLVVEFGGAGGVARLFNQESLATGQLSILAPRLTLLALAGDEALAEYLRMVVPIKRVLALVFQSRLYRVFVDGAPGLKELMTVGKVWYESNRRMADGEPVWQRIFVDAGASGHSLQYLQMPAAATATFRSGLVHREAARVQSMLADPSRTCVHVVATPEEMPVTEACSIVARLRDSLHLPIGTLFMNRTRDAVPDGAHDALARLDRLPPPANGRDALRDLLRQAVDAAIEWQGVQSAAIARIEAETGLPAFRLPLIATEEFGRAEAGQLAAMLPDDSPTAPDAAGVEK; from the coding sequence TTGCCAACGCGAGATGTGGCGGGCACGCTCGCCCGAGCGATGGACGTGCCTCTTCAGTTCGTGGTCGGCAAGGGCGGTGTGGGCAAGTCCACCGTGACGGCTGCGCTTGCGCTTCGTGCTGCGTCTCGCGGCCTTCGCACGCTCGTCGTCGAGTTCGGAGGTGCAGGCGGCGTCGCGCGCCTGTTCAACCAGGAAAGCCTTGCGACCGGACAGCTGTCGATCCTCGCGCCGCGCCTTACGCTGCTCGCGCTCGCCGGAGACGAGGCCCTCGCGGAATATCTTCGCATGGTCGTGCCGATCAAGCGCGTGCTCGCACTGGTATTCCAGAGCCGCCTTTACCGCGTGTTCGTCGACGGTGCGCCCGGCCTGAAGGAGTTGATGACCGTCGGCAAGGTCTGGTACGAATCCAATCGGCGGATGGCCGACGGCGAGCCGGTCTGGCAGCGCATCTTCGTCGATGCGGGCGCATCGGGACACAGTCTTCAGTATCTGCAGATGCCTGCTGCTGCGACGGCAACGTTCCGCAGCGGGCTCGTGCACCGTGAGGCAGCGCGCGTGCAGTCGATGCTCGCCGACCCGTCGCGCACGTGCGTGCACGTCGTTGCCACTCCCGAAGAAATGCCCGTTACCGAAGCGTGCTCGATCGTTGCGCGCCTTCGCGATTCGCTGCACCTGCCGATCGGGACGCTGTTCATGAATCGCACGAGGGATGCGGTTCCGGACGGTGCGCACGACGCTCTGGCGAGGCTCGATCGATTGCCGCCGCCCGCGAATGGACGCGATGCGCTGCGCGACCTGCTGCGGCAGGCGGTCGATGCGGCGATCGAATGGCAGGGAGTGCAGTCGGCTGCGATTGCACGCATCGAAGCCGAGACCGGACTTCCGGCATTCCGGCTGCCGCTCATTGCCACCGAGGAGTTTGGTCGCGCCGAAGCCGGGCAGCTGGCCGCGATGCTGCCGGACGATTCGCCCACCGCGCCGGACGCCGCAGGAGTCGAAAAGTGA
- a CDS encoding alkaline phosphatase family protein, whose amino-acid sequence MSIVTACDRPRQAGEARPAARAPLVVLGLDAGTWDLLDPWIERGLLPNLARLRDGGAHGVLRSTQPSNSPVIWTSIATGKVPEKTGITWFVRFPNGPGKPVPVDRRELKTSTLWNMMGRERIDVAVLGWYVTWPAEHVNGRLLTDLAHFGNIEASRWPPSYLWELPPVSEKDAIAAMPRFMNFAYDPAKAVKKEGEKPSLDYLVYDRFVRAWSRDRYYLEAANRTLSDGPLPEAFFLYLRGTDDVQHGFWKFMDPAAFAPRPGPNGKQLGGTTEVPPEDVAAFGKVIERYWQWIDEEVGKLLAHYAKSPPLVIVCSDHGAGPAVGDYQVEVPEYLHLSGSHRIDGIVVASGPGIRKGQAIEGATIYDIAPTILHAMGLPIGKDMDGRVLNDMFDGELAARPDRIIDTWDTAGTGAGASPELPADVDQKMLEHLRSLGYIGQ is encoded by the coding sequence ATGTCCATCGTCACAGCATGCGATCGCCCCCGGCAAGCCGGCGAGGCTCGACCGGCCGCTCGTGCGCCGCTCGTCGTGCTCGGCCTCGATGCGGGAACGTGGGATCTTCTCGATCCGTGGATCGAGCGCGGGCTGCTGCCGAATCTCGCGCGCCTGCGCGACGGCGGAGCACACGGCGTGCTTCGCTCCACGCAGCCGAGCAATTCTCCGGTGATCTGGACGTCGATCGCCACCGGCAAGGTCCCGGAAAAAACCGGCATCACGTGGTTCGTGCGTTTTCCGAACGGACCGGGAAAGCCGGTTCCCGTCGACCGGCGCGAGCTCAAGACGAGCACGCTCTGGAACATGATGGGCCGCGAGCGCATCGATGTCGCGGTGCTCGGCTGGTACGTCACGTGGCCCGCCGAGCACGTCAACGGCCGGCTGCTCACCGACCTCGCGCATTTCGGCAACATCGAAGCATCGCGCTGGCCGCCGAGTTATCTGTGGGAGCTGCCGCCGGTGTCGGAGAAAGACGCCATCGCGGCAATGCCGCGCTTCATGAACTTCGCCTACGACCCTGCAAAGGCCGTCAAGAAGGAGGGCGAGAAGCCGTCGCTCGATTATCTCGTCTACGACCGTTTCGTGCGCGCGTGGAGTCGCGATCGCTACTACCTCGAGGCGGCCAACCGGACGCTCTCCGACGGCCCGCTTCCGGAAGCCTTTTTCCTCTATCTGCGCGGCACCGACGACGTCCAGCACGGGTTCTGGAAGTTCATGGATCCGGCGGCATTCGCTCCCCGCCCCGGGCCGAACGGCAAACAGCTCGGAGGCACCACCGAGGTTCCACCGGAGGACGTCGCTGCATTCGGCAAAGTGATCGAGCGCTACTGGCAGTGGATCGACGAGGAAGTCGGAAAGCTTCTCGCGCACTACGCGAAAAGTCCGCCGCTGGTCATCGTGTGCTCCGACCATGGCGCCGGACCGGCGGTCGGCGACTACCAGGTCGAGGTGCCCGAGTACCTGCATCTTTCCGGGTCGCATCGCATCGACGGCATCGTCGTCGCGAGCGGGCCGGGCATTCGAAAGGGCCAGGCGATCGAAGGCGCGACGATCTACGACATCGCACCGACGATCCTTCATGCGATGGGCCTGCCGATCGGCAAAGACATGGACGGCCGCGTGCTGAACGACATGTTCGACGGGGAGCTTGCCGCGCGTCCCGATCGCATCATCGACACGTGGGATACCGCCGGAACGGGGGCCGGTGCATCGCCCGAGCTCCCTGCCGACGTCGACCAGAAGATGCTCGAGCACCTGCGCTCGCTCGGCTACATCGGGCAGTGA
- the bamD gene encoding outer membrane protein assembly factor BamD: MSSLRSAGNARNAGNAFERAGRGLRSLRPATAALAVLWTLAAADIIAMTGCGAGPTIPEGDLYREASLALEDESYTTAISSYKKLLEEYPFSDKAEIAAINIALAHYLNDEFSEAIVAFNDFERLYPVSPLLPFVSYTIGMCWLDQARDGERDPTPSEEALRQFQKVAGEFPNTIYADLSVFREQEARENLAAHELVVGDYYRQRKRFDAAIGRYKFVVSEYPTTENAGRAAARLKDLEVEIASSSKPDKPDRPGDATTPTTSTPSTAPLPPAPVTGNASPASGTPPATTGTPGAAGQTATY, translated from the coding sequence ATGTCTTCACTACGAAGTGCCGGAAATGCTCGAAACGCCGGAAATGCTTTCGAGCGGGCGGGGCGCGGCCTTCGCAGCCTGCGGCCGGCGACCGCCGCCCTCGCCGTCCTCTGGACACTCGCAGCAGCCGACATCATCGCGATGACCGGATGCGGCGCGGGGCCGACCATTCCCGAAGGCGACCTCTACCGCGAAGCATCGCTGGCTCTCGAAGACGAGAGCTACACGACCGCGATCAGCAGCTACAAGAAGCTCCTCGAGGAATACCCGTTCTCGGACAAGGCCGAGATCGCAGCGATCAACATCGCGCTCGCGCACTACCTCAACGACGAGTTCAGCGAAGCGATCGTCGCGTTCAACGATTTCGAGCGGCTCTATCCGGTGAGCCCGCTGCTTCCGTTCGTAAGCTATACGATCGGCATGTGCTGGCTCGACCAGGCGCGCGACGGCGAGCGCGATCCGACGCCGTCGGAAGAAGCGCTGCGCCAGTTCCAGAAAGTCGCTGGCGAATTCCCGAACACGATCTATGCCGACCTGTCCGTCTTCCGCGAGCAGGAGGCGCGCGAGAACCTCGCCGCGCACGAGCTCGTCGTCGGCGACTACTATCGCCAGCGCAAGCGATTCGACGCGGCGATCGGCCGCTACAAGTTCGTCGTCAGCGAATATCCGACGACCGAAAACGCCGGGCGCGCGGCTGCGCGGTTGAAAGATCTCGAAGTCGAAATCGCGTCGTCGAGCAAACCGGACAAGCCCGATCGGCCCGGCGATGCGACGACACCGACGACGTCGACGCCGTCGACTGCCCCGCTCCCGCCCGCTCCTGTCACCGGAAACGCATCCCCCGCATCCGGCACCCCGCCGGCCACCACCGGAACCCCTGGCGCCGCGGGCCAGACCGCAACTTATTAA
- a CDS encoding tyrosine-protein phosphatase: MTSTRIPLEGAYNFRDLGGLEGKDGRRIRPGLVFRSDRLTNLTAADAEVLETFAIGRIYDLRSDLELTHHGAGDFAAASDRHRHTPLVRVSLSITDSRIDWEKVDLQSRYLEMLQEGAPVIREIFEHLAAPDAPATVFHCTGGKDRTGVVAAVLLRVLGVDDEVIVADYAISERYLAPFVESTRAMMESEGFDTELVLYLCGSPAERMRKMLADMDARWGSAEAYLEWTGVSPATVAALQSRLLEPEPRP; the protein is encoded by the coding sequence GTGACCAGCACCCGCATTCCCCTCGAAGGGGCCTACAACTTCCGTGACCTCGGCGGGCTCGAGGGCAAGGATGGTCGGCGGATTCGCCCGGGCCTGGTCTTCCGTTCGGATCGCCTCACGAACCTGACCGCGGCCGATGCAGAGGTTCTCGAGACGTTCGCGATCGGCCGCATCTACGATCTGCGCAGCGACCTCGAGCTGACCCATCATGGCGCCGGCGACTTTGCGGCCGCTTCCGACCGTCATCGTCACACGCCGCTGGTGCGCGTCTCGCTCAGCATCACCGACTCGCGCATCGACTGGGAGAAGGTCGATCTGCAGAGCCGTTATCTCGAGATGCTGCAGGAAGGCGCGCCGGTCATTCGCGAGATCTTCGAGCATCTCGCGGCGCCCGATGCCCCGGCCACCGTCTTTCATTGCACGGGCGGCAAGGACCGCACCGGTGTAGTCGCGGCGGTGCTTCTGCGCGTGCTCGGCGTGGACGACGAAGTCATCGTCGCCGACTACGCGATCTCCGAGCGCTACCTCGCGCCGTTCGTCGAATCGACGCGTGCGATGATGGAAAGCGAAGGCTTCGATACCGAGCTCGTTCTGTATCTTTGCGGCAGTCCGGCCGAGCGCATGCGCAAGATGCTCGCCGACATGGACGCGCGTTGGGGCTCGGCCGAAGCCTATCTGGAATGGACGGGAGTGAGTCCGGCGACTGTGGCCGCGTTGCAATCGCGGCTGCTGGAGCCCGAGCCGCGACCGTAA
- a CDS encoding ThiF family adenylyltransferase translates to MYPTLEKQHESSRERPRVLVVGAGALGCAAARTLAQDGSVAITLVDFDDVELSNLQRQVLYNDEDLGRSKVAAAAARLAEEFGVTIETVHARFDDENGAALVAGADLVIDATDDPATKFLIARLSSASRAPSVYAGVARTGGQWMLVVPGKSACLECVFPKRAFESQNAEGCAALGILAPVAGFVGAMQAITALAFLHDPASVVAGRLHLYELTGARSRHIDFPIDDACGCRAARSKILPGTLAADAALELRFEETRS, encoded by the coding sequence TTGTACCCGACGCTCGAAAAGCAGCACGAAAGCTCCCGGGAACGCCCTCGCGTTCTCGTCGTCGGCGCCGGTGCGCTCGGCTGCGCGGCGGCACGCACGCTCGCGCAGGACGGCTCGGTTGCGATCACCCTCGTCGATTTCGACGACGTCGAGCTTTCGAATCTGCAGCGCCAGGTCCTCTACAACGACGAAGATCTCGGCCGCTCCAAAGTCGCCGCGGCCGCTGCGCGGCTCGCCGAAGAGTTCGGCGTCACCATCGAGACGGTCCATGCACGCTTCGATGACGAAAACGGCGCGGCGCTCGTCGCCGGCGCCGATCTCGTGATCGATGCGACCGACGATCCCGCAACCAAATTCCTGATCGCACGCCTGTCGTCCGCAAGCAGAGCGCCGTCGGTCTATGCCGGCGTCGCCCGCACCGGCGGCCAGTGGATGCTCGTCGTGCCCGGAAAATCCGCGTGCCTGGAATGCGTTTTCCCGAAGCGGGCGTTTGAATCCCAGAATGCCGAAGGCTGCGCCGCGCTCGGCATCCTCGCACCGGTCGCGGGATTTGTCGGCGCAATGCAGGCGATCACTGCCCTCGCCTTCCTTCACGACCCGGCCAGCGTGGTGGCGGGAAGGCTTCACCTTTACGAGCTGACCGGCGCGCGCTCGCGGCACATCGATTTTCCGATCGACGATGCGTGCGGATGCCGCGCTGCGAGAAGCAAAATTTTACCAGGAACACTCGCCGCAGACGCGGCGTTGGAACTACGTTTCGAGGAGACCAGATCATGA
- a CDS encoding threonine synthase yields the protein MSFTTGLKCRECGEAYPWSPLHVCELCFGPLEVQYDYTAISKVLTRELVESRPRNLWRYRELLPCSDDPQVGLYSGFTPLVKADRLAKVLGVKELWVKDDSCNHPTFSYKDRVVSVAISAAIEFGFDTVSCASTGNLANSVSAHAARAGLRCFIFIPNNLERGKVIGSTIYDPTAVAISGNYDDVNRLCTEIADKYGWAFVNINLRPFYTEGAKTYGFEVAEQLGWKLPQNIVVPTAGGTILPKIAKAFEELVDVGLVEDTPSKIYSAQAAGCAPVVNAIRRGGDLIEPVKPQTIAKSIAIGNPADGYYVLGAVRKSGGWGEAVTDAEIVDGIRLLARTEGIFTEPAGGTTVAVTKKLIELGRIPRDESIVICVTGNGYKTIEAVTDAVPVPHEISARLEDFDTLYEGLQQKPAARQIA from the coding sequence ATGAGCTTTACAACCGGACTGAAGTGCCGCGAGTGCGGCGAAGCCTATCCGTGGAGCCCGCTGCACGTCTGCGAGCTGTGTTTCGGACCGCTCGAGGTGCAGTACGACTACACCGCGATCTCCAAGGTACTGACCCGCGAGCTGGTCGAGTCGCGTCCGCGCAACCTGTGGCGCTACCGTGAGCTGCTGCCGTGCAGCGACGATCCGCAGGTGGGCCTTTATTCGGGCTTCACGCCGCTCGTCAAAGCCGACCGGCTCGCCAAGGTGCTTGGTGTAAAGGAGCTCTGGGTCAAGGACGACTCGTGCAACCATCCGACCTTCTCGTACAAGGATCGCGTGGTGTCGGTCGCGATCAGCGCGGCGATCGAGTTCGGATTCGATACGGTTTCGTGCGCGTCGACCGGCAACCTTGCGAACTCGGTTTCCGCGCACGCCGCCCGCGCCGGGCTTCGATGCTTCATCTTTATCCCGAACAATCTCGAGCGCGGCAAGGTCATCGGTTCGACGATCTATGATCCGACCGCGGTCGCAATCTCGGGCAACTACGACGACGTCAATCGGCTGTGTACGGAAATCGCGGACAAGTACGGCTGGGCATTCGTCAACATCAACCTGCGTCCGTTCTACACCGAAGGCGCAAAGACTTACGGCTTCGAGGTGGCCGAGCAGCTCGGCTGGAAGCTGCCGCAGAACATCGTCGTGCCGACCGCCGGCGGAACGATTCTCCCGAAGATCGCCAAGGCATTCGAAGAGCTCGTCGACGTCGGCCTCGTCGAGGATACGCCGTCGAAGATCTACTCGGCGCAGGCTGCCGGCTGCGCGCCGGTCGTCAACGCGATCCGTCGCGGCGGCGACCTGATCGAGCCCGTCAAACCGCAGACGATCGCCAAGTCGATCGCGATCGGAAATCCCGCCGACGGCTACTACGTGCTCGGCGCCGTACGCAAGAGCGGCGGCTGGGGCGAAGCCGTGACCGATGCGGAAATCGTCGACGGCATCCGCCTGCTCGCGCGCACCGAAGGCATCTTCACCGAGCCGGCCGGCGGAACCACGGTGGCCGTCACGAAGAAGCTGATCGAGCTCGGCCGCATTCCACGCGACGAGTCGATCGTGATCTGCGTGACGGGCAACGGCTACAAGACCATCGAAGCGGTCACCGATGCGGTGCCGGTGCCGCACGAGATCAGCGCGCGGCTCGAGGACTTCGACACGCTCTACGAAGGGCTGCAGCAGAAACCGGCCGCGCGTCAGATCGCCTGA
- a CDS encoding ubiquitin-like small modifier protein 1: MSVRVRIPTPLRKYTGGKDAVPADGATIAAVLDDLERTCPGLKERICDADGAVRRFVNLYVNGDDIRFLDNTGSPVKDGDEVSIVPAIAGGVTPAGK, from the coding sequence ATGTCTGTTCGAGTAAGAATCCCGACACCCCTTCGCAAATACACCGGCGGCAAGGATGCCGTTCCGGCCGACGGCGCAACCATTGCCGCCGTGCTCGACGATCTCGAGCGCACCTGCCCCGGCCTGAAGGAGCGCATCTGCGACGCCGACGGTGCCGTGCGCCGCTTCGTGAACCTGTACGTCAACGGCGACGACATCCGTTTCCTCGACAACACCGGCTCGCCGGTAAAAGACGGCGACGAAGTCAGCATCGTTCCGGCGATTGCCGGCGGCGTGACGCCCGCAGGAAAATGA
- a CDS encoding cysteine synthase: MSAATPHRPARLATTEDRLRIVDLIGNTPMVELRCLGDKLAPGVKLYGKIEGANPSGSVKARAAWNMVRKGLDSGELRAGKTILDSTSGNTGIALAMIGAALGYPVRLVMPENVSRERKRVLAAYGAEIVFSNPLEGSDGAILLARDIYAEDPERYFKPDQYNNEANSEAHYRTTGPEIWQQTGGRITHLLATIGTGGTVMGTGRYLKEQNPHVQIVAVEPDDAFHGIEGLKHMESSIVPGIWHPEKVDRIVGVATDAAYDMVYRLAADDGLLGGQSCGAAVVGALQVARDLPANADACIVAILPDLGDRYLSTNLWLGWRDRHQLAAAQDPQPARARIE; encoded by the coding sequence ATGAGCGCTGCCACGCCGCACCGACCGGCGCGGCTCGCGACGACCGAAGATCGCCTTCGCATCGTCGACCTGATCGGCAACACGCCGATGGTCGAGCTGCGCTGTCTCGGTGACAAGCTCGCCCCCGGTGTGAAGCTCTACGGCAAGATCGAGGGCGCCAATCCGAGCGGCTCGGTCAAGGCGCGCGCCGCATGGAACATGGTCCGCAAGGGCCTCGATTCGGGCGAGCTTCGCGCCGGCAAGACGATCCTCGATTCGACGTCGGGCAACACCGGCATCGCGCTCGCGATGATCGGCGCAGCGCTTGGCTATCCGGTGCGGCTCGTGATGCCGGAGAACGTCTCGCGCGAAAGAAAGCGCGTGCTCGCGGCCTATGGCGCGGAGATCGTGTTCTCGAATCCGCTCGAAGGCTCGGACGGCGCGATCCTGCTCGCGCGCGACATCTATGCCGAAGATCCGGAGCGATACTTCAAGCCGGACCAGTACAACAACGAAGCGAACTCCGAGGCGCACTACCGTACGACCGGACCCGAGATCTGGCAGCAGACGGGCGGCCGCATCACGCACCTGCTGGCCACGATCGGTACCGGCGGCACGGTGATGGGCACCGGCCGCTACCTCAAGGAACAGAATCCGCACGTCCAGATCGTCGCCGTCGAGCCCGACGATGCGTTCCACGGAATCGAAGGTCTCAAGCACATGGAGTCGTCGATCGTTCCGGGGATCTGGCATCCGGAAAAAGTCGACCGCATCGTCGGCGTCGCCACCGACGCCGCGTACGACATGGTCTATCGCCTCGCGGCCGACGACGGACTGCTGGGCGGCCAGTCGTGCGGCGCGGCCGTCGTCGGCGCGCTCCAGGTCGCACGAGATCTTCCGGCGAATGCCGATGCGTGCATCGTCGCGATTCTTCCGGACCTTGGCGACCGTTATCTGTCCACCAATCTGTGGCTCGGCTGGCGCGACCGGCACCAGCTTGCCGCTGCGCAAGATCCACAGCCCGCGAGGGCGAGGATCGAATAG
- a CDS encoding NIL domain-containing protein, with protein sequence MAIQRFYLTYSQEKIKEPIIYSVGKKFRVITNIRTASVSDHIGIVGLELDGDQDEIDSAVKWIADQGVKVEPIEKNVIE encoded by the coding sequence ATGGCCATCCAGCGTTTCTACCTCACGTACAGCCAGGAAAAGATCAAGGAGCCGATCATCTACTCGGTCGGAAAGAAGTTCCGCGTGATCACCAACATCCGCACCGCATCGGTGTCGGACCACATCGGGATCGTCGGTCTCGAGCTCGACGGCGATCAGGACGAGATCGATTCGGCCGTAAAATGGATCGCCGACCAGGGCGTCAAGGTCGAGCCGATCGAGAAGAACGTCATCGAGTAA